The following coding sequences are from one Bufo bufo chromosome 2, aBufBuf1.1, whole genome shotgun sequence window:
- the LOC120991988 gene encoding zinc finger protein 182-like, whose protein sequence is MFHCDKESTNSSGLSTQRRRHKGERMYSCSECGKCFRRKSHHVLHERIHTGEKPYSCSECGKCFTQKSNLVIHERRHTGEKAYTCSECGKSFKQKSDLVRHERCHTGEKPYSCSECGKYFTQKSYLVIHERSHTGEKPYSCSECGKCFTQKSNLVIHERCHTGEKAYTCSECGKSFKQKSDLVRHERCHTGEKPYSCSECGKHFTRKSLLVIHERSHTGEKPYSCSECGKCFTQKSNLVIHERCHTGEKAYTCSECGKCFTEKSNLVIHERCHTGEKPYSCSECGKCFTQKSNLVIHERSHTGEKPYSCSECGKCFTQKSNLVIHERRHAGEKAYTC, encoded by the coding sequence ATGTTTCATTGTGATAAAGAATCCACAAACAGCTCAGGACTTTCTACACAACGAAGACGTCACAAAGGAGAGAGaatgtattcatgttcagaatgtgggaaatgttttagacgAAAATCACATCATGTtttacatgagagaattcacactggggaaaagccgtattcatgttcagaatgtgggaaatgtttcacacagaaatcaaatcttgttatacatgaaagacgtcacacaggagagaaagcatatacatgttcagaatgtgggaaatcttttaaacagaaatcagatcttgttagacatgaaagatgccacacaggagagaagccatattcatgttcagaatgtggaaaatattttacacagaaatcatatcttgttatacatgagagaagtcacacaggagagaagccgtattcatgttcagaatgtgggaaatgtttcacacagaaatcaaatcttgttatacatgagagatgtcacacaggagagaaagcatatacatgttcagaatgtgggaaatcttttaaacagaaatcagatcttgttagacatgaaagatgccacacaggagagaagccatattcatgttcagaatgtgggaaacattTTACACGGAAATCAttacttgttatacatgagagaagtcacacaggagagaagccgtattcatgttcagaatgtgggaaatgtttcacacagaaatcaaatcttgttatacatgagagatgtcacacaggagagaaagcatatacatgttcagaatgtgggaaatgttttacagagaaatccaatcttgttatacatgaaagatgccacacaggagagaagccatattcatgttcagaatgtgggaaatgttttacacagaaatcaaatcttgttatacatgagagaagtcacacaggagagaagccgtattcatgttcagaatgtgggaaatgtttcacacagaaatcaaatcttgttatacatgagagacgtCACGCAGGAGAGAAAGCATATACATGttaa